In the genome of Desulfovibrio desulfuricans, one region contains:
- a CDS encoding indole-3-glycerol phosphate synthase TrpC, giving the protein MLLERFRKAKQAEVEALQALQALGKLPPVHEGPRPDFAAALARRAPGSPLAVVAEYKRASPSRGVICESLEVEDVARQYAAAGASAISVLTEEAFFRGRLEYLARAADPALYNGPRVPLLRKDFIFDPLQVRATAATPASALLLIVRLTPDAATLRALREQAESYGIQAVVEIFDAEDLRLARQSGARIIQVNARDLESLAVDRDACLQLVRACPPANGEQWIAASGMSSPPHLKAAAEAGYHAALVGSALMENGHPGQALAELLGVTAQNGGERTC; this is encoded by the coding sequence ATGCTGCTTGAGCGTTTTCGCAAGGCTAAACAGGCCGAAGTAGAGGCGCTGCAAGCCCTGCAGGCTCTGGGCAAGCTGCCGCCGGTGCATGAAGGCCCGCGGCCAGACTTTGCGGCGGCGCTAGCCCGCCGCGCCCCCGGCAGCCCGCTGGCCGTGGTGGCCGAGTACAAGCGCGCCTCGCCCTCGCGCGGCGTGATCTGCGAGAGCCTTGAGGTGGAGGACGTAGCCCGGCAGTACGCCGCCGCAGGCGCCAGCGCCATATCCGTGCTGACCGAAGAGGCCTTTTTTCGCGGACGGCTCGAGTATCTGGCCCGCGCAGCTGATCCGGCGCTCTACAACGGGCCCCGCGTGCCCCTGCTGCGCAAGGACTTTATTTTTGACCCCCTGCAGGTGCGGGCTACGGCAGCGACGCCCGCCTCGGCCCTGCTGCTCATCGTGCGGCTGACGCCTGATGCCGCGACCCTGCGCGCCCTGCGCGAGCAGGCCGAAAGTTACGGCATTCAGGCAGTGGTTGAGATATTTGATGCCGAAGATCTGCGCCTTGCCCGCCAGAGCGGGGCGCGCATCATACAGGTAAACGCCCGCGATCTGGAAAGTCTGGCGGTGGACAGGGATGCCTGTCTGCAACTGGTGCGGGCCTGCCCGCCCGCCAATGGCGAGCAGTGGATTGCGGCCAGCGGCATGAGCAGCCCGCCGCACCTCAAGGCCGCCGCCGAGGCGGGTTACCATGCGGCCCTGGTGGGCAGCGCCCTGATGGAAAACGGCCATCCGGGCCAGGCGCTGGCCGAACTGCTGGGCGTAACGGCCCAAAACGGTGGAGAACGCACATGTTGA